The Bradyrhizobium sp. WBAH42 genome includes a window with the following:
- a CDS encoding carbohydrate ABC transporter permease, with protein sequence MHSIPGRRLIMGLFLVFLLLPIYWLVNMSFKTNSEIVSTMTLWPHTPTLQHYKRIFTDESWYSGYINSLEYVVLNTVISIAVALPAAYAFSRYRFLGDKHLFFWLLSNRMAPAAVYALPFFNLYSAIGLFDTPWAVALAHCIFNVPLAVWILEGFVSGVPREIDETAFLDGYSFPRFFIKILVPLIASGIGVAAFFCFMFSWVELLLARTLTSVHAKPIAAIMTRTVSAAGMDWGLLAAAGVLTIIPGALVIWFVRNYIARGFALGRV encoded by the coding sequence ATGCATTCGATCCCCGGCCGCCGCCTCATCATGGGGCTGTTCCTGGTCTTCCTGCTGCTGCCGATCTACTGGCTCGTCAACATGAGCTTCAAGACCAACAGCGAGATCGTCTCGACGATGACGCTGTGGCCGCACACCCCGACGCTGCAGCATTACAAGCGCATCTTCACCGACGAGAGCTGGTATTCGGGCTACATCAATTCGCTCGAATACGTCGTCCTCAACACCGTCATCTCGATCGCCGTGGCGCTGCCGGCGGCTTACGCCTTCTCGCGCTACCGCTTCCTCGGCGACAAGCACCTGTTCTTCTGGCTGCTGTCGAACCGCATGGCGCCGGCCGCGGTCTATGCGCTGCCGTTCTTCAATCTCTATTCGGCGATCGGGCTGTTCGACACCCCCTGGGCGGTCGCGCTCGCGCACTGCATCTTCAACGTTCCGCTGGCGGTGTGGATCCTCGAAGGCTTCGTCTCCGGCGTGCCGCGCGAGATCGACGAGACCGCCTTCCTCGACGGCTATTCCTTCCCGCGCTTCTTCATCAAGATCCTGGTGCCGCTGATTGCGAGCGGCATCGGCGTCGCCGCCTTCTTCTGCTTCATGTTCTCCTGGGTCGAGCTGCTGCTGGCGCGCACGCTGACCTCGGTGCACGCAAAGCCCATTGCCGCGATCATGACGCGCACGGTCTCGGCCGCCGGCATGGACTGGGGCCTGCTCGCCGCCGCCGGCGTGCTCACCATCATTCCGGGCGCGCTGGTGATCTGGTTCGTCCGCAACTACATCGCGCGCGGTTTCGCGCTCGGCCGCGTGTAG
- a CDS encoding ABC transporter substrate-binding protein, which produces MTNASKLITSRRRLLLGAGAGAVALAAPSVWSPSRAAGKRIVVRDDGGIYTKAYGAVFYRPFTAATGIEVVGVQANAEPVAQIKTMVDTKNYTWDMAKISWPAIEILTTGGKQYLEKHGLESEPVVKSIPAEFASPYGVATNVYTTVLAYRTDAFKGRKAPQSWADFWNVAEFPGRRAVRKHPFDTIEQALMGAGVPTAQVYPCDLDKAFASLDKIKSQVAVWWTSGAQVEQMLTSGEIDLLPTWVSRPQAAQAAGAPVEIVWNQGIWGGDNWSILSGTPNADACREFIKFASDPKRQAALVEYFPAGLTQPEAFNYVKPEVAKNCPTYPDNIKAGLKINAKYWLDNQAAVIERFNSWILA; this is translated from the coding sequence ATGACCAACGCATCGAAGCTCATTACTTCCCGCCGTCGTCTGCTGCTTGGCGCGGGAGCCGGCGCTGTCGCGCTGGCCGCGCCGTCCGTCTGGTCGCCGTCCCGCGCCGCGGGCAAGCGCATCGTCGTGCGCGACGACGGCGGCATCTACACCAAGGCCTATGGCGCGGTGTTCTATCGTCCGTTCACCGCAGCGACCGGCATCGAGGTCGTCGGCGTGCAGGCCAATGCCGAGCCGGTCGCGCAGATCAAGACCATGGTCGACACCAAGAACTACACCTGGGACATGGCCAAGATCTCCTGGCCCGCGATCGAGATACTGACCACCGGCGGCAAGCAATATCTGGAGAAGCACGGTCTCGAATCCGAGCCGGTCGTCAAGTCGATCCCGGCCGAATTTGCTTCGCCCTACGGTGTTGCCACCAACGTCTACACCACCGTGCTGGCCTACCGCACGGACGCCTTCAAAGGACGCAAGGCACCGCAGTCTTGGGCTGATTTCTGGAACGTGGCGGAGTTTCCGGGCCGCCGCGCCGTGCGCAAGCATCCGTTCGACACGATCGAGCAGGCGCTGATGGGTGCGGGCGTGCCGACCGCGCAGGTCTACCCCTGCGATCTCGACAAGGCCTTTGCCTCGCTCGACAAGATCAAGTCGCAGGTCGCCGTGTGGTGGACCAGCGGCGCGCAGGTCGAGCAGATGCTGACCTCGGGCGAGATCGATCTGCTGCCGACCTGGGTGTCGCGTCCCCAGGCAGCCCAAGCAGCCGGCGCGCCGGTCGAGATCGTCTGGAATCAGGGCATCTGGGGCGGCGACAATTGGTCGATCCTATCAGGCACGCCGAACGCCGATGCCTGCCGCGAGTTCATCAAGTTCGCTTCTGATCCGAAGCGCCAGGCGGCGCTCGTCGAATATTTCCCGGCCGGTCTCACGCAGCCGGAGGCCTTCAACTACGTCAAGCCCGAAGTCGCGAAGAACTGCCCGACCTACCCCGACAACATCAAGG
- a CDS encoding DUF2160 domain-containing protein, with product MESIAWMAWTLPTAIFFAALACTLAVMTWLAAVYPEAERVGVLRIPTTRGDRLFISLIAAAVIHLAWIGLVGTDAIATLPVGEEGFEISSLWLASGISLVTAALIFRTV from the coding sequence ATGGAATCCATCGCATGGATGGCCTGGACGCTGCCGACCGCGATCTTCTTTGCCGCGCTCGCGTGCACGCTGGCGGTGATGACCTGGCTCGCCGCGGTCTATCCCGAGGCCGAGCGTGTCGGCGTGCTGCGCATCCCGACCACGCGCGGCGACCGCCTGTTCATCTCGCTGATCGCGGCCGCCGTCATCCACCTCGCGTGGATCGGCCTCGTCGGCACCGACGCGATCGCCACGCTGCCGGTCGGCGAGGAGGGGTTTGAGATCTCGAGCCTGTGGCTCGCATCAGGAATTTCGCTGGTCACGGCCGCGCTCATTTTCCGCACGGTCTGA
- a CDS encoding ABC transporter substrate-binding protein has product MSSAAAIIAVSFAVSAPVRAADDAVIQKWIAEFTPSTLSKEDQKKELEWFAKAAEPFKGMEINVVSETITTHEYEAQTLAKAFSELTGIKLKHDLIQEGDVVEKLQTQMQSGKNVYDGWINDSDLIGTHFRYGQTIALSDYMTGEGKDVTNPMLDVNDFIGKSFGTGPDGKLYQLPDQQFANLYWFRYDWFTNADYKAKFKAKYGYELGVPVNWSAYEDIAEFFTNDIKEINGVKVYGHMDYGKKDPSLGWRFTDAWLSMAGNGDKGIPNGLPVDEWGIRMEGCRPVGSSVERGGDTNGPAAVYSITKYLDWMKKYAPPQAQGMTFSESGPVPSQGNIAQQMFWYTAFTADMVKPGLPVVNADGTPKWRMAPSPHGSYWKEGMKLGYQDAGSATLLKSTPPDRRKAAWLYLQFIVSKSVSLKKSHVGLTFIRESDIWDKSFTERAPKLGGLIEFYRSPARVQWTPTGNNVPDYPKLAQLWWQNIGDASSGAKTPQQAMDALAAAQDSVLERLEKSGVQGACGPKLHKKESAEFWFAKAQKDGTIAPQRKLANEKPKGETVDYDTLIKSWPATPPKRASLQ; this is encoded by the coding sequence ATGTCCAGCGCCGCTGCGATCATCGCAGTGTCGTTCGCCGTCTCGGCGCCGGTTCGCGCCGCCGACGACGCCGTGATCCAGAAGTGGATCGCGGAATTCACGCCTTCGACGCTGTCGAAGGAAGACCAGAAGAAGGAGCTGGAGTGGTTTGCCAAGGCCGCCGAGCCCTTCAAGGGCATGGAGATCAACGTCGTCTCCGAGACGATTACGACTCATGAATACGAGGCGCAGACGCTCGCCAAGGCATTCTCCGAGCTCACCGGCATCAAGCTCAAGCACGATCTCATCCAGGAAGGTGACGTCGTCGAGAAGCTGCAGACCCAGATGCAGTCGGGCAAGAACGTCTATGACGGCTGGATCAACGACTCCGACCTGATCGGCACGCATTTCCGCTACGGCCAGACCATTGCGCTGTCGGACTACATGACCGGCGAGGGCAAGGACGTCACCAACCCCATGCTCGACGTCAACGACTTCATCGGCAAGTCGTTCGGCACCGGGCCGGACGGCAAGCTCTACCAGCTGCCCGACCAGCAGTTCGCGAACCTCTACTGGTTCCGCTACGACTGGTTCACCAATGCCGACTACAAGGCCAAGTTCAAGGCCAAGTATGGCTACGAGCTCGGCGTGCCCGTGAACTGGTCGGCCTATGAGGACATCGCCGAGTTCTTCACCAACGACATCAAGGAGATCAACGGCGTCAAGGTCTACGGCCATATGGACTATGGCAAGAAGGACCCATCGCTCGGATGGCGCTTCACCGACGCCTGGCTGTCGATGGCCGGCAACGGTGACAAGGGCATTCCGAACGGTCTGCCGGTCGACGAATGGGGCATCCGCATGGAGGGCTGCCGCCCGGTCGGCTCTTCGGTGGAGCGTGGCGGCGACACCAATGGTCCGGCCGCAGTCTACTCGATCACGAAGTATCTCGACTGGATGAAGAAGTATGCGCCGCCGCAGGCGCAGGGCATGACCTTCTCCGAGTCGGGCCCCGTGCCGTCGCAGGGTAACATCGCCCAGCAGATGTTCTGGTACACCGCCTTCACCGCCGATATGGTGAAGCCGGGTCTGCCGGTGGTGAATGCGGACGGTACGCCGAAATGGCGTATGGCTCCGTCGCCGCACGGCTCCTATTGGAAGGAAGGCATGAAGCTCGGCTACCAGGACGCCGGCTCCGCCACGCTGCTGAAGTCGACCCCGCCGGATCGCCGCAAGGCAGCCTGGCTCTATCTCCAGTTCATCGTCTCCAAGTCGGTGAGCTTGAAGAAGAGCCATGTCGGTCTCACCTTCATCCGTGAATCCGACATCTGGGACAAGTCGTTCACCGAGCGTGCGCCGAAGCTCGGCGGCCTGATCGAGTTCTACCGCTCGCCCGCGCGCGTGCAGTGGACCCCGACCGGCAACAACGTGCCCGACTATCCGAAGCTCGCGCAGCTGTGGTGGCAGAACATCGGCGATGCGTCGTCCGGTGCGAAGACGCCGCAGCAGGCGATGGATGCTCTCGCGGCGGCCCAGGACTCCGTGTTGGAGCGCTTGGAGAAGTCCGGCGTGCAGGGCGCCTGCGGTCCGAAGCTGCACAAGAAGGAGTCGGCCGAATTCTGGTTCGCCAAGGCCCAGAAGGACGGCACCATCGCGCCGCAGCGCAAGCTCGCCAACGAGAAGCCGAAGGGCGAGACGGTGGACTACGACACCCTGATCAAGTCGTGGCCCGCCACTCCGCCCAAGCGCGCATCGCTGCAGTAA
- a CDS encoding carbohydrate ABC transporter permease encodes MDKTVNQKAWFLVLPVFLVVAFSAVLPLMTVVNYSMQDTFGNNQFFWNGVGWFKELLDPSTDLGGRFLASLGRNLFFSLVILAIEVPLGIVVALSMPREGWTVAACLVILALPLLIPWNVVGTIWQIFGRPDIGLLGYVLNAMGFDYNYVSNDVDAWVTVIVMDVWHWTSLVALLCYAGLKSIPEAYYQAAQIDGASRWAVFKAIQLPKMNRVLLIAVLLRFMDSFMIYTEPFVVTGGGPGNSTTFVSIELVKIALGQFDLGKAAALSLVYNLIILIVCWIFYTVMTNAGVERKVQAESEPALEPKPSAALKPVPALKPREGVA; translated from the coding sequence ATGGACAAGACCGTCAACCAAAAAGCCTGGTTCCTGGTGCTGCCGGTGTTCCTGGTCGTCGCCTTCTCGGCGGTGCTGCCGCTGATGACGGTGGTGAACTATTCGATGCAGGACACCTTCGGCAACAACCAGTTCTTCTGGAACGGCGTCGGCTGGTTCAAGGAGCTGCTCGATCCCTCCACCGATCTCGGCGGCCGCTTCCTCGCCTCGCTCGGCCGCAACCTGTTCTTCTCGCTCGTCATCCTCGCCATCGAGGTGCCGCTCGGCATCGTCGTTGCGTTGTCGATGCCGCGCGAGGGCTGGACCGTCGCGGCCTGCCTCGTCATCCTCGCGCTGCCGCTGCTGATCCCCTGGAACGTGGTCGGCACGATCTGGCAGATCTTCGGGCGTCCCGACATCGGCCTGCTCGGCTACGTTCTCAACGCCATGGGCTTCGACTACAATTACGTCTCCAACGACGTCGATGCCTGGGTCACCGTCATCGTGATGGACGTCTGGCACTGGACCAGCCTGGTCGCGCTGCTCTGCTACGCCGGCCTGAAGTCGATCCCCGAAGCCTATTACCAGGCCGCGCAGATCGACGGCGCCTCGCGCTGGGCCGTGTTCAAGGCGATCCAGCTGCCGAAGATGAACCGCGTGCTGTTGATCGCGGTGCTGCTGCGCTTCATGGACAGCTTCATGATCTACACCGAGCCGTTCGTCGTCACCGGCGGCGGGCCCGGCAATTCCACCACCTTCGTGTCGATCGAGCTGGTCAAGATCGCGCTCGGCCAGTTCGATCTCGGCAAGGCCGCCGCGCTGTCACTGGTCTACAACCTCATCATCCTGATCGTCTGCTGGATCTTCTACACCGTCATGACCAACGCCGGTGTCGAACGCAAAGTCCAGGCGGAAAGCGAGCCGGCGCTGGAGCCCAAGCCCTCGGCCGCGCTCAAGCCCGTGCCCGCACTCAAGCCTAGGGAAGGAGTGGCCTGA
- a CDS encoding ABC transporter ATP-binding protein yields MARIDLVDLAHSYGGNGAPQESFALKPVTMTWRQGGAYALLGPSGCGKTTLLNVISGIITPSRGKILFDGKDITPLSTQKRNIAQVFQFPVIYDTMTVGQNLAFPLKNRGVPKADIDRRVAEIGRLLDLEPYLNRKATRLTADAKQKISLGRGLVRNDVAAVLFDEPLTVIDPELKWQLRSKLKALHRELDLTMIYVTHDQTEALTFADTVVVMHDGRVVQSGTPAELFDKPAHTFVGYFIGSPGMNILPAEVRGREARIGGHVIALNRSYDNLPAGAKIEIGVRPEFVEVVAPAPGLLTARIERIDDLGRIRFARVRVGDAKLAARAPSSFTSADGTAGLRFDPSHVHVYADSLLVEGAA; encoded by the coding sequence ATGGCCCGCATTGACCTCGTCGATCTCGCCCATTCCTACGGCGGCAACGGTGCGCCGCAGGAGAGCTTTGCGCTCAAGCCCGTGACCATGACCTGGCGGCAGGGCGGCGCCTATGCGCTGCTCGGCCCAAGCGGCTGCGGCAAGACCACGCTGCTCAACGTCATCTCCGGCATCATCACGCCGTCGCGGGGCAAAATCCTGTTCGACGGCAAGGACATCACACCGCTGTCAACTCAGAAGCGCAACATCGCGCAGGTGTTCCAGTTTCCGGTGATCTACGACACCATGACGGTGGGGCAGAACCTGGCGTTCCCGCTGAAGAACCGCGGCGTGCCGAAGGCCGACATCGACAGGCGCGTCGCCGAGATCGGTCGCCTGCTCGATCTCGAGCCCTATTTGAACCGCAAGGCCACGCGCCTGACCGCCGACGCCAAGCAGAAGATTTCGCTCGGCCGCGGTCTCGTGCGCAACGATGTTGCCGCCGTGCTGTTCGACGAACCGCTGACGGTGATCGATCCCGAGCTGAAATGGCAGCTCCGCTCCAAGCTGAAGGCGCTGCATCGCGAACTCGACCTCACGATGATCTACGTCACCCACGACCAGACCGAGGCGCTGACCTTCGCCGACACCGTGGTCGTGATGCATGACGGGCGCGTGGTGCAGAGCGGCACGCCGGCCGAGCTGTTCGACAAGCCGGCGCACACCTTCGTCGGCTATTTCATCGGCTCGCCCGGCATGAACATCCTGCCGGCGGAGGTGAGGGGGCGCGAGGCGCGCATTGGCGGTCACGTCATCGCGCTGAACCGCAGCTACGACAACCTGCCCGCGGGGGCGAAGATCGAGATCGGCGTCCGTCCCGAATTCGTCGAGGTGGTCGCGCCCGCGCCCGGCCTGCTCACCGCCAGGATCGAGCGCATCGACGATCTCGGCCGCATCCGCTTCGCGCGCGTGCGCGTCGGCGACGCCAAGCTCGCGGCGCGTGCCCCCAGCAGCTTCACCAGCGCGGACGGCACCGCCGGGCTGAGATTCGATCCGTCGCACGTCCACGTCTATGCCGACAGCCTTCTGGTGGAGGGAGCCGCCTGA
- a CDS encoding FAD-binding oxidoreductase gives MALIEAFRQLLGDTAVLTREEDLAGLTEDWRGRFHAPALCAVLPSTTEQVAAIVRLCVAHGTPVLPQGGNTSLCGGATPSGQGKPPVIVALTRMRRIRSLDPVNNTMVVDAGCVLATIQESAAAAGRLYPVSLGAEGSCQIGGNIGTNAGGTGVLRYGNTRDNVLGLEVVLPDGSIWDGLYALRKNNTGYDLKHLFIGSEGTLGIITGAVLKLHPLPTAEAVAWLTVDSPHQALDVLGLFQAACNSRLSAFELMNAKQIQLVLEQVPGRRCPVAEIDTWHVLVELSDTGDAAALAATMQAVLEQALEAGLVSDGVVASSEAQRKAMWLVRHSVSEANKKAGVGLTSDTAVPVSTVPAFIDQAMAAVRAIVPDLPFIIVGHMGDGNIHLIPFFSFAEWDALPDRDVTAQKIRRAMNDVASSLRGTFSAEHGVGRTLTGEMSRYKPPVELALMRAVKQAFDPSGLFNPGRVLPPSSAPEVAPISPTTATS, from the coding sequence ATGGCATTGATCGAGGCGTTCAGGCAGTTGCTGGGCGACACGGCCGTGCTGACGCGCGAGGAGGATCTCGCGGGTCTGACCGAAGATTGGCGCGGCCGGTTTCACGCGCCCGCGCTCTGTGCGGTCCTGCCCTCGACGACGGAGCAGGTCGCGGCGATCGTCCGTCTCTGTGTCGCCCATGGCACGCCGGTGCTGCCGCAGGGCGGCAACACCAGCCTGTGCGGCGGCGCGACGCCGTCGGGGCAGGGCAAGCCGCCTGTGATCGTTGCCCTGACGCGCATGCGCCGGATCCGCTCGCTCGATCCCGTCAACAATACCATGGTGGTCGATGCCGGCTGCGTGCTTGCGACCATCCAGGAGAGCGCGGCTGCCGCCGGCCGGCTTTATCCGGTCAGCCTCGGCGCTGAAGGCTCGTGCCAGATTGGCGGTAATATCGGAACCAATGCCGGCGGCACCGGCGTGCTCCGCTATGGCAATACGCGCGACAATGTGCTCGGGCTCGAAGTCGTGCTGCCGGACGGCTCGATCTGGGACGGCCTCTACGCGCTGCGCAAGAACAACACCGGCTACGACCTCAAGCATCTGTTTATCGGTTCGGAAGGCACGCTCGGCATCATCACCGGTGCGGTGCTGAAGCTGCATCCGCTGCCGACGGCGGAAGCCGTCGCCTGGCTCACTGTCGACAGTCCGCATCAGGCGCTCGACGTGCTCGGGCTGTTCCAGGCGGCCTGCAACTCGCGGCTCTCCGCCTTCGAGCTGATGAATGCCAAACAGATCCAGCTCGTGCTGGAGCAGGTACCGGGCCGGCGCTGCCCGGTCGCAGAGATCGACACCTGGCACGTGCTCGTTGAACTCTCCGACACCGGCGATGCAGCCGCGCTCGCGGCGACGATGCAGGCGGTGCTCGAGCAGGCGCTTGAAGCGGGCCTGGTCAGCGACGGCGTCGTCGCGTCGAGCGAGGCGCAGCGCAAGGCGATGTGGCTGGTGCGTCACAGCGTGTCGGAAGCCAACAAGAAGGCCGGCGTCGGCCTGACCTCGGATACCGCCGTGCCGGTCTCCACCGTGCCTGCCTTCATCGACCAGGCCATGGCGGCTGTGCGCGCGATCGTGCCGGACCTGCCGTTCATCATCGTCGGCCACATGGGCGATGGCAACATCCATCTCATCCCCTTCTTCAGCTTCGCCGAATGGGACGCGCTGCCGGACCGCGACGTGACTGCGCAGAAGATCCGCCGCGCCATGAACGATGTCGCCAGCTCCTTGCGCGGCACCTTCAGCGCCGAGCACGGCGTCGGGCGCACGCTGACCGGCGAGATGAGCCGCTACAAGCCGCCGGTCGAGCTCGCTCTTATGCGGGCGGTGAAACAGGCGTTCGACCCGTCGGGTCTGTTCAATCCCGGCCGCGTTCTGCCGCCGTCATCGGCGCCTGAGGTGGCCCCAATTTCGCCGACCACCGCAACATCGTAG